A portion of the Streptococcus urinalis 2285-97 genome contains these proteins:
- a CDS encoding PucR family transcriptional regulator ligand-binding domain-containing protein has product MATKITLQCLLSSPMMKTETLFTTSVGMTNRLSSINIMDIPDIEKWLKGEELLVIGKFMKSHFNKTFIEELKHRHVGAILSKKKYRPFLTEDMIDLLRYYNIPLILIDNHFSWSDVTITFQEVQIAKNSQALIESEYFIKQIIQYFSDNHSLNNLCQIVYETTKLSIAIVNQDMNLIDHSNDWS; this is encoded by the coding sequence AATAACACTACAATGTCTCTTATCTTCACCAATGATGAAAACAGAAACATTATTTACCACATCAGTCGGAATGACAAACCGTCTTAGTTCTATTAATATTATGGACATTCCCGATATCGAAAAATGGTTAAAAGGAGAAGAATTACTTGTCATCGGAAAGTTTATGAAGAGTCATTTCAATAAGACCTTTATTGAAGAATTAAAACATCGTCATGTTGGTGCTATTCTTTCAAAGAAAAAATACAGGCCCTTTTTAACAGAAGATATGATTGATTTATTGCGGTATTACAATATTCCTTTAATATTAATTGATAATCATTTTTCATGGAGTGATGTTACGATTACTTTTCAAGAAGTTCAAATTGCCAAAAATTCTCAAGCATTGATTGAATCTGAATATTTTATCAAACAAATCATCCAATATTTTTCAGATAATCATAGTTTAAATAATCTTTGTCAAATCGTTTATGAAACGACAAAACTCTCCATCGCTATTGTTAACCAAGATATGAATTTAATTGATCACAGTAACGACTGGTCTTAG